CTTAATACACAAGTCCACTACTTCTCACAAATCTAAAACAAACTCAACAACACctccttcacaatctctttcatTAAACGCCACCGAGTCAACTCGACTCGTCTGTTCCGTGACTCAGTACCCTAACTCGTGCTTCTCCTCCATTTCGTCGCTCAAAAATCTCCCTCCTCAACTCAGTCCTCAACTCGTCTTCACTCTCTCTCTAAAAATCTCGCTTTCGGAGCTCAAAAACGTGTCGGTGTTTCCTAAAACACTGATTTCGAAGTCTAATGAGGCTAATACTGTGTCGGCGCTGCGTGATTGCGCGAGTTTGTTTGATGACGCGGTGAGTCAACTCAATAACTCGGTTGCGTCGGTTGCTGATGGTTCCGATAAGGAGGTTTTGACGGAGGCGGAGATTGCGGATGTGAATTCTTGGATTAGCGCTGCGATGACTGATCAGGAGACGTGTTTTGATGGATTGGAGGAGATGGAATCG
This sequence is a window from Apium graveolens cultivar Ventura chromosome 9, ASM990537v1, whole genome shotgun sequence. Protein-coding genes within it:
- the LOC141685165 gene encoding pectinesterase 1-like — translated: MESINLVKGYGKVSTIPAHIPPSHNPKLSATHRRKTAVLSLVILISLLVVTTIAVLIHKSTTSHKSKTNSTTPPSQSLSLNATESTRLVCSVTQYPNSCFSSISSLKNLPPQLSPQLVFTLSLKISLSELKNVSVFPKTLISKSNEANTVSALRDCASLFDDAVSQLNNSVASVADGSDKEVLTEAEIADVNSWISAAMTDQETCFDGLEEMESSVLDEVKSKVQMSKECMSNSLAILANMHSLVDKFGQIHH